One Aphidius gifuensis isolate YNYX2018 linkage group LG3, ASM1490517v1, whole genome shotgun sequence DNA window includes the following coding sequences:
- the LOC122853447 gene encoding uncharacterized protein LOC122853447 has product MWRILIAIFYTVFIIAEAHYDYEITDIQCSSTTSSSDYLTAKVRRPIGFKGAPLFADDRAADPLTDTHCQIRPDPTDPQEDNYFLKVTDFSRCGILKQNGFVHLKIWFPAFPGVVMMADQELILMCRPPEPTLLRHKAAGFAGTFPHGARVSGVVEETPGRLEYEVALYREAAGNISDNSIRPEAVDQAVPIGTKLQLRARINTESAWGFIKLLEVTVSPDPDQPHAPGSVTLVKDGCRNRDFASIIPHQPARYKDRKNEVYLDFEAFLLSSMRERSTLWIHSQIKACMEPFDCQPDFCLDLFEPSGHGKRKRRTIGIVEEEINESNNNNNLPKSEHLIKQYNDSTQFTKIKENIEYTVMMPSDVYDKFAVGFDNNCSNFLYISIGLGLLLIFSTFVMCYLASRLHNIALLTSVPQNKSIDELVRDRARKYCDPTSQGYTGRSTVQ; this is encoded by the exons ATGTGGCGAATTTTAATTGCTATATTCTATACG gTTTTTATAATAGCTGAAGCACACTATGATTATGAAATAACTGATATACAATGTAGCTCAACAACATCAAGCTCGGATTATTTAACAGCCAAAGTAAGACGACCAATTGGTTTCAAAGGTGCACCACTATTTGCTGATGACAGAGCTGCTGATCCATTGACTGATACTCATTGTCAAATACGACCAGATCCAACTGATCCACAAgaagacaattattttttaaaagtaacagATTTTTCAAGATGTGGTATTCTCAAGCAAAat gGTTTcgttcatttgaaaatatggTTTCCAGCATTTCCTGGTGTTGTCATGATGGCTGAtcaagaattaattttaatgtgtAGACCACCAGAGCCAACACTTTTACGACACAAAGCTGCTGGTTTTGCTGGTACATT tCCACATGGTGCACGTGTATCTGGTGTTGTTGAAGAAACACCAGGAAGATTAGAATATGAAGTTGCATTGTATCGTGAAGCAGCTGGTAATATATCAGATAATTCAATAAGACCAGAGGCTGTTGATCAGGCAGTACCAATTGGTACTAAATTACAGTTACGAGCAAGAATAAATACTGAAAGTGCGTGgggatttattaaattattagaagTCACAGTTAGTCCTGATCCAGATCAACCACATGCACCAGGTAGTGTTACTTTGGTCAAGGATGGCTGCAGAAATCGTGACTTTGCATCAATAATACCACATCAACCTGCAAGATAcaaggatagaaaaaatgaggTTTATCTTGATTTTGAGGCATTTTTATTGAGCTCCATGAGAGAAAGATCAACTTTATGGATTCATTCACAAATAAAAGCTTGTATGGAACCTTTTGATTGTCAGCCA gatttttgTCTAGATTTATTTGAACCATCAGGTcatggaaaaagaaaaagacgtACGATTGGTATTGTCgaagaagaaataaatgaaagcaataataataataatttaccaaaatcTGAACATTTAATTAAGCAATACAATGATTCAAcacaatttacaaaaattaaagaaaatatcgAGTACACTGTTATGATGCCAAGTg ATGTATACGACAAATTTGCAGTtggatttgataataattgtagTAATTTCTTGTACATTTCCATTGGTCtaggtttattattaatattttcaacttttgtCATGTGTTATCTTGCATCTCGCCTTCATAATATTGCATTGCTAACAAGCGTACcccaaaataaatcaatagaTGAATTAGTCAGAGATAGAGCTAGAAAATATTGTGATCCAACATCACAGGGTTATACTGGTAGATCCAcagttcaataa